Proteins from a genomic interval of Medicago truncatula cultivar Jemalong A17 chromosome 3, MtrunA17r5.0-ANR, whole genome shotgun sequence:
- the LOC25490548 gene encoding LRR receptor-like serine/threonine-protein kinase GSO1 has product MLEYLDLRSNLIKGFIPTTISNMSTLEEIHLARNSLSGEIPKGIGDLTHLTMLNLQFNLLFGNIKSTLMFNSSSLQYLALGFNNLTGILPSNICQGFPNLKLLYLYHNDFSGKIPNIWRYCKELEDLELSFNNFDKGRIPSEIGNLTKLRYLYLPSNNLEGEIPFSLFNITSLRDINFDKNNLNGNLPPEMCQQLPQLQIFTIMFNHFGGSIPRSIGNCTSLLMLGLQQNFFTGIQATIFIFFE; this is encoded by the exons ATGTTAGAGTACCTAGATTTAAGATCAAATCTCATCAAAGGATTCATACCAACAACAATTTCCAACATGTCTACACTTGAAGAAATCCATTTAGCTAGAAACTCCTTATCAG GTGAAATTCCAAAAGGAATTGGTGATCTTACACACTTGACAATGTTGAACCTTCAATTTAATCTACTCTTCGGCAacataaaatcaacattaatGTTCAACAGCTCATCTTTGCAATATTTGGCACTTGGTTTTAATAACCTGACTGGTATTCTTCCATCAAATATTTGTCAAGGGTTTCCAAATCTTAAATTACTCTATCTTTATCATAATGATTTTTCTGGTAAAATTCCAAATATTTGGCGTTATTGCAAAGAGTTGGAAGATTTAGAGCTATCCTTCAATAATTTTGATAAAGGACGTATTCCATCTGAGATTGGAAACTTGACCAAGCTTCGGTATTTGTATCTTCCTAGCAACAACTTGGAGG GTGAAATTCCATTCTCCCTCTTCAATATCACTTCTTTGAGAGATATCAACtttgacaaaaacaatttaaatggaAACCTCCCACCAGAGATGTGTCAACAACTTCCTCAACTTCAAATATTTACTATAATGTTTAATCATTTTGGAGGAAGCATTCCAAGATCAATTGGCAATTGCACATCACTACTAATGTTAGGTCTACAACAAAACTTTTTTACAGGTATACAGgccacaatttttattttttttgaataa
- the LOC120579393 gene encoding receptor kinase-like protein Xa21: MEIGNLNQIQVLQMGNNSLSGHVPSKLFNISTLEHLHLELNSLSGMLPPNMGLGLPNLQELHMYKNKFVGKIPNSISNASNLFIIDLSWNKFSGIIPNTFGNLRFLKSLIIGGNPNLTLTDDSLEFNFLTSLTSCTYLTHLEVSENSLPSNLPKSIGNLSVENFWANSCGISGNIPLEIGNMSNLIRLSLRNNDLNGLIPTTIKGLHKLQSLKLDHNGLQGSIINEVCELRSLGELSLTSNKLFGVLPTCLGNMSSLRKLYIGSNRLTSEIPSSFWNLKDILEVYLSSNDLTGNLPLEIKNLRAIVILDLSRNQFSSNIPTTISFLKTLEILSLESNKLIGTIPTSIGEMLSLNFLDLSQNFITGVIPESLVSLSYLKYMNLSYNRLQGEIPDGGPFNKFTAQSFMHNEALCGSARLEVPPCDKQSRKKSMKKMLLIKILLPIIVIAILVVLCIILLMHKKKKVENPLEMGLSTDLGVPRRISYYELVQATNGFSESNLLGKGGFGSVYQGMLSTGKMVAIKVLDLNMEATSRSFDAECNAMRILRHRNLVEVITSCSNKDFKSLVMEFMSNGSVEKWLYSDNYCLDFLQRLNIMIDVASALEYLHHGSSIPVVHCDLKPSNVLLDENMVAHVSDFGISKLLDEGHSKIHTETLATLGYVAPEYGSKGVISIKGDVYSYGVMLMEIFTGKKPTNEMFVQELTLKTWISESMPNSVMEVVDYNLVSQQGNETHEIVSHVSSVLDLALRCCADSPEARISMADVTASLIKIKILFI; the protein is encoded by the exons ATGGAGATTGGCAATCTCAATCAAATTCAGGTTCTACAAATGGGAAATAACAGCTTGAGTGGACATGTTCCTTCTAAACTCTTCAACATTTCAACATTGGAACATTTGCATCTTGAGCTAAATTCTCTCTCAGGCATGCTTCCACCCAATATGGGACTTGGCCTTCCTAATCTACAAGAGCTGCACATgtacaaaaacaaatttgttgGGAAAATTCCAAATAGTATATCCAATGCTTCAAACCTCTTCATAATTGATTTGAGTTGGAATAAATTTAGTGGAATTATACCCAACACTTTTGGAAATTTAAGATTCCTCAAATCACTCATTATAGGTGGCAATCCTAATTTGACATTAACAGATGATTCTCTTGAATTCAATTTCCTCACTTCACTGACAAGTTGCACATATCTTACACATCTTGAAGTATCAGAGAATAGTTTACCATCAAATCTTCCCAAGTCCATTGGAAACTTATCTGTAGAAAACTTTTGGGCAAATTCTTGTGGAATTAGTGGAAATATTCCACTAGAAATCGGAAATATGAGCAACCTGATTCGCTTATCTCTGAGGAACAATGATCTAAATGGACTAATCCCTACTACAATTAAAGGTTTACATAAGCTTCAGTCTTTGAAACTTGACCATAATGGACTGCAAGGATCCATCATTAACGAGGTTTGCGAACTTAGGAGTTTAGGTGAGTTGTCCTTAACAAGCAATAAGCTTTTCGGAGTGTTACCAACATGCTTGGGAAATATGAGTTCTCTTAGAAAGTTGTACATAGGATCTAATAGGTTAACCTCAGAGATACCTTCCTCCTTTTGGAATCTCAAAGATATTCTAGAGGTGTACTTATCTTCCAATGATTTAACCGGAAATCTTCCACTTGAGATCAAGAATTTGAGAGCTATTGTAATATTAGATTTATCAAGAAATCAATTTTCAAGCAATATTCCTACAACCATCAGTTTCTTGAAAACTTTAGAAATTCTCTCCTTGGAATCTAACAAATTGATAGGGACTATCCCAACTTCAATTGGTGAAATGTTAAGCCTCAATTTCTTGGACTtgtctcaaaattttataactGGTGTGATTCCAGAATCCTTAGTGTCACTTTCTTATCTTAAGTACATGAATTTGTCATACAATAGATTGCAAGGAGAGATTCCTGATGGAGGACCTTTCAACAAATTTACAGCTCAATCTTTCATGCATAATGAAGCACTTTGTGGAAGTGCTAGGTTAGAAGTGCCTCCATGTGATAAACAAAGTAGGAAAAAGTCAATGAAAAAGATGTTattaatcaaaatcttattgCCTATAATTGTGATAGCCATTTTGGTTGTCCTATGCATAATTCTTCTAatgcataaaaagaaaaaagttgaaaatcCACTTGAAATGGGTTTATCAACTGATTTAGGGGTTCCAAGAAGGATTTCATATTATGAACTTGTGCAAGCAACTAATGGATTTAGCGAGAGTAACTTACTTGGAAAGGGGGGCTTCGGCTCTGTGTATCAGGGAATGCTTTCTACCGGGAAGATGGTAGCAATTAAAGTACTTGACTTGAATATGGAAGCAACATCAAGAAGTTTTGACGCAGAATGCAATGCAATGCGCATTCTTCGACATCGAAATCTTGTTGAGGTTATTACAAGTTGTTCAAATAAAGATTTCAAGTCATTGGTGATGGAGTTTATGTCAAATGGAAGTGTTGAAAAATGGTTATACTCGGATAACTATTGTTTAGATTTCTTGCAAAGGTTGAATATAATGATAGATGTTGCATCTGCATTGGAGTATCTCCATCATGGTTCTTCAATACCAGTGGTTCATTGTGATTTGAAGCCTAGTAATGTGTTACTAGATGAAAATATGGTTGCACATGTCAGTGATTTTGGAATTTCTAAGCTCTTGGATGAAGGACATTCTAAAATCCATACTGAGACTTTAGCTACTCTTGGCTATGTTGCACCAG AGTATGGATCTAAGGGAGTCATTTCTATTAAAGGAGATGTGTACAGTTATGGAGTAATGCTAATGGAAATCTTCACAGGAAAGAAGCCAACAAATGAAATGTTTGTACAAGAATTAACCTTAAAAACATGGATTAGTGAGTCAATGCCTAATTCAGTTATGGAAGTTGTGGATTACAATTTAGTCTCACAACAAGGGAATGAAACTCATGAAATTGTATCACATGTATCATCTGTTTTGGATTTAGCATTGAGATGTTGTGCAGATTCACCAGAAGCAAGGATTAGTATGGCAGATGTAACTGCATCACTAATCAAAATCAAGATCTTATTCATCTAG